In Sulfitobacter sp. W027, a single window of DNA contains:
- a CDS encoding 2-oxoglutarate dehydrogenase E1 component, which translates to MTDQPANDQFHASSFMEGENAEYLEAMYARYANDPNAVDEAWQAFFAAMGDDAETAQAEAAGPSWARRDWPPAPAGEVMGALTGVWPEPAEAQAAGDKIKAKAVEKGVEVSDAQVKQAVLDSIRALMLIRAYRIRGHLAADLDPLGMRDTGNQPELDPKSYGFTDADMDRPIFIDQVLGLEVATMKQIVDIVRSTYCGTFALQYMHISDPEQAGWLKERIEGYGKEIHFTKEGRKAILSKLVEAEGFEKFLHVKYMGTKRFGLDGGESLVPAMEQIIKRGGQLGVKDIVIGMPHRGRLSVLANVMQKPYRAIFNEFQGGSFKPDDVDGSGDVKYHLGASSDREFDGNSVHLSLTANPSHLEAVNPVVLGKVRAKQDQLNDKDRTAVMPILLHGDAAFAGQGVVAECFALSGLKGHKTGGTMHIVVNNQIGFTTAPHFSRSSPYPTDNALVVEAPIFHVNGDDPEAVVHAARVATEFRQKFHKDVVIDIFCYRRFGHNEGDEPMFTNPVMYKSVKKQKTTLSLYTQRLVADGLIPEGEIEDMKTAFQNQLNDEFEAGKDYRPNKADWLDGKWSHMDKKKKSYQRGKTAIAPETLQEVGKAITSAPDKFPLHKTIGRLLEAKKQMFESGEGFDWATAEAMAFGSLLTEGYKVRLSGQDSTRGTFSQRHSAFVNQDNEDRYYPLNHIREGQAEYEVIDSMLSEYAVLGFEYGYSLAEPNALTLWEAQFGDFANGAQIMFDQFISSGESKWLRMSGLVCLMPHGYEGQGPEHSSARLERFLTMCGGDNWIVANCTTPANYFHILRRQLHRSYRKPLMLMTPKSLLRHKLAVSKAEEFTTGSSFHRVLWDDAQHGNSDTKLVADDKIKRVVMCSGKVYYDLLEERDARGIDDVYILRFEQFYPFPAQSAVKELERFKQAEMIWCQEEPKNQGAWTFIEPNIEWVLGRIDAKHGRASYVGRATAASPATGLASQHKAQQAALVDEALTIKGN; encoded by the coding sequence ATGACCGACCAACCCGCCAACGACCAGTTCCACGCGTCCTCTTTCATGGAAGGCGAAAACGCGGAGTATCTTGAGGCGATGTATGCCCGCTATGCCAATGACCCCAATGCGGTCGACGAAGCATGGCAGGCGTTTTTTGCAGCGATGGGCGATGACGCCGAAACCGCGCAGGCCGAGGCCGCTGGCCCCTCTTGGGCGCGCCGCGATTGGCCGCCAGCGCCTGCGGGCGAGGTGATGGGCGCATTGACGGGCGTCTGGCCCGAACCTGCCGAAGCACAGGCCGCGGGCGACAAGATCAAGGCCAAAGCCGTCGAGAAGGGGGTTGAGGTTTCCGACGCACAGGTCAAACAAGCCGTGCTCGACAGCATCCGCGCGCTGATGCTGATCCGCGCCTACCGCATCCGGGGCCACTTGGCCGCCGATCTCGACCCGCTGGGCATGCGCGACACTGGCAACCAGCCAGAGCTAGATCCGAAGTCCTACGGTTTCACCGATGCCGACATGGACCGCCCGATCTTCATCGATCAGGTGCTGGGCCTTGAAGTCGCGACCATGAAGCAGATCGTCGACATCGTGCGCTCCACCTACTGCGGTACCTTCGCGCTGCAATACATGCATATCTCCGACCCTGAGCAGGCCGGTTGGCTGAAGGAACGGATCGAAGGCTACGGCAAGGAAATCCACTTCACCAAAGAAGGCCGCAAGGCGATCCTAAGCAAGCTGGTCGAAGCCGAGGGCTTCGAGAAATTCCTGCACGTCAAATACATGGGCACCAAACGCTTTGGCCTTGATGGCGGCGAAAGCCTTGTTCCCGCGATGGAGCAGATCATCAAGCGCGGCGGCCAGTTGGGCGTCAAAGACATCGTTATCGGCATGCCCCACCGGGGCCGCCTGTCGGTGCTCGCCAATGTGATGCAAAAACCCTACCGCGCGATCTTTAACGAATTCCAAGGCGGCAGCTTTAAGCCTGACGATGTGGATGGTTCGGGCGATGTGAAATACCACCTCGGCGCGTCCTCGGACCGTGAGTTTGACGGCAATTCGGTTCACCTGTCGCTGACCGCCAACCCCTCGCACCTTGAAGCGGTGAACCCTGTGGTGCTGGGCAAGGTCCGCGCTAAGCAGGACCAGCTGAACGACAAGGACCGCACGGCGGTGATGCCAATTCTGCTGCACGGCGATGCGGCTTTTGCTGGCCAAGGGGTCGTGGCGGAATGTTTCGCGCTTTCGGGCCTCAAGGGTCACAAAACCGGCGGCACGATGCATATCGTGGTGAACAACCAAATCGGCTTCACCACTGCGCCGCATTTCTCGCGCTCCTCTCCCTATCCCACCGACAACGCGCTGGTGGTCGAAGCACCCATCTTCCACGTCAATGGCGACGATCCCGAAGCGGTCGTCCACGCCGCCCGTGTGGCCACCGAATTCCGCCAGAAGTTCCACAAGGACGTGGTCATCGATATCTTCTGCTACCGCCGCTTCGGTCACAACGAAGGCGACGAGCCGATGTTCACCAACCCGGTGATGTACAAGAGCGTCAAAAAACAGAAAACCACGCTGAGCCTCTATACCCAGCGTCTGGTGGCCGACGGTCTGATCCCTGAGGGTGAGATCGAGGACATGAAGACCGCCTTCCAGAACCAGCTCAACGATGAGTTCGAGGCCGGGAAAGACTACCGCCCGAACAAAGCGGACTGGCTGGATGGCAAATGGTCCCACATGGACAAAAAGAAGAAGTCCTACCAGCGCGGCAAGACGGCCATCGCGCCCGAAACCCTGCAAGAAGTCGGCAAAGCGATCACCAGCGCACCGGATAAATTCCCGCTGCACAAGACCATCGGGCGCCTGCTCGAAGCGAAAAAGCAGATGTTTGAATCCGGTGAAGGCTTTGACTGGGCCACGGCTGAGGCCATGGCCTTTGGCTCCCTGCTGACCGAGGGCTACAAGGTCCGCCTGTCGGGCCAAGACAGCACGCGCGGCACTTTCAGCCAGCGCCATTCGGCCTTCGTTAACCAAGACAACGAAGACCGCTACTACCCGCTGAACCACATCCGCGAGGGTCAGGCCGAGTATGAGGTCATCGACTCGATGCTCAGCGAATATGCGGTTCTGGGCTTTGAATATGGCTACAGCCTCGCCGAACCCAACGCGCTGACGCTTTGGGAGGCGCAATTCGGCGACTTCGCCAACGGCGCACAGATCATGTTTGACCAGTTCATCTCGTCAGGTGAAAGCAAATGGCTGCGCATGTCGGGCCTCGTCTGCCTGATGCCGCATGGCTATGAGGGTCAAGGGCCAGAGCACTCCTCGGCCCGTCTGGAGCGTTTCCTGACGATGTGCGGCGGCGACAACTGGATCGTGGCGAACTGCACCACTCCCGCCAACTACTTCCACATCCTGCGCCGCCAGTTGCACCGTAGCTACCGCAAGCCGCTGATGTTGATGACCCCGAAATCCCTGCTGCGCCATAAGCTTGCCGTCAGCAAGGCCGAGGAATTCACCACCGGCTCCAGCTTCCACCGGGTCCTTTGGGACGACGCGCAGCACGGCAATTCCGACACCAAGCTGGTCGCGGATGACAAGATCAAGCGCGTCGTCATGTGTTCGGGCAAGGTCTATTACGACCTGCTGGAAGAGCGCGACGCCCGCGGCATCGACGATGTCTACATCCTGCGGTTCGAACAGTTCTACCCCTTCCCCGCGCAATCCGCGGTCAAAGAGCTGGAACGCTTCAAGCAGGCCGAGATGATCTGGTGCCAGGAAGAGCCCAAGAACCAAGGTGCCTGGACCTTCATCGAGCCCAACATCGAATGGGTTCTGGGCCGCATCGACGCCAAACATGGCCGCGCCTCCTATGTGGGCCGCGCCACCGCCGCCTCGCCCGCCACGGGTCTGGCTAGCCAGCACAAAGCACAACAAGCTGCCCTCGTCGACGAGGCGCTGACCATCAAAGGAAACTAA
- the odhB gene encoding 2-oxoglutarate dehydrogenase complex dihydrolipoyllysine-residue succinyltransferase, which translates to MTSEVRVPTLGESVTEATVATWFKKPGDTVAVDEMLCELETDKVTVEVPSPVAGTLSEIVAQEGETVGVDALLANVSEGDSGSAAAPKAKEATEDDEAVSQSDRGGDAPKAIDAGSADVAAREGETIEVKVPTLGESVTEATVSTWFKKVGDKVEADEMLCELETDKVSVEVPAPSAGVLAEILAEEGSTVEASATLAVLTSGSGAAAPKGEDAKSGAGAAPETKAADGKDVEDAPSAKKAMAEAGISRDQVTGSGRDGRVMKEDVAKAVAAGTTAAPKAEGKPAAPRPASAPDDASREERVKMTRLKQTMARRLKEAQNTAAILTTFNEVDMTEVMELRNTYKADFEKKHGVRMGFMSFFTKACCHALKEIPEVNAEIDGTDIIYKNYVHMGVAAGTPTGLVVPVIKDADAMSFAEIEKAVNAMGKKARDGKLTMADMTGGTFTISNGGVYGSLMTAPILNPPQSGILGMAKIQDRPMAINGEVVIRPMMYISLSYDHRIIDGKGAVTFLVRVKEMLEDPRRLLMDL; encoded by the coding sequence ATGACAAGCGAAGTACGCGTACCCACGCTGGGCGAATCCGTCACCGAAGCCACCGTTGCCACATGGTTCAAGAAGCCCGGCGATACCGTCGCGGTGGATGAAATGCTCTGTGAATTGGAGACCGACAAGGTCACCGTCGAAGTGCCCTCCCCCGTTGCGGGCACTCTGAGCGAGATCGTGGCGCAAGAAGGCGAAACCGTGGGCGTCGATGCCCTGCTGGCCAATGTCAGCGAAGGCGACAGCGGCTCTGCGGCCGCGCCGAAAGCCAAGGAAGCCACCGAGGATGATGAGGCCGTGTCCCAGTCCGACCGGGGCGGCGATGCGCCCAAGGCGATCGACGCAGGCTCGGCAGATGTGGCTGCCCGCGAAGGCGAAACCATTGAAGTCAAAGTACCCACACTGGGCGAGTCGGTGACCGAAGCGACCGTAAGCACTTGGTTCAAAAAGGTCGGCGACAAGGTCGAAGCCGATGAAATGCTTTGCGAGTTGGAAACCGACAAGGTCAGCGTCGAAGTCCCCGCGCCTTCCGCTGGCGTGTTGGCCGAAATCCTCGCAGAGGAAGGCAGCACAGTTGAAGCCTCCGCCACACTGGCCGTCCTGACCTCCGGTTCTGGTGCCGCGGCCCCCAAGGGCGAAGACGCCAAATCCGGTGCCGGTGCCGCGCCCGAAACCAAAGCCGCCGATGGCAAAGATGTCGAAGACGCACCTTCGGCCAAGAAAGCCATGGCCGAAGCTGGCATCAGCCGCGATCAGGTCACAGGCTCGGGCCGCGATGGCCGGGTGATGAAGGAAGACGTGGCCAAGGCCGTGGCCGCCGGCACCACCGCCGCACCGAAAGCCGAAGGCAAACCCGCCGCACCGCGCCCCGCCTCCGCCCCCGATGACGCGTCGCGCGAAGAGCGGGTCAAGATGACCCGCCTCAAGCAGACCATGGCGCGCCGCCTCAAAGAGGCCCAGAACACCGCCGCGATCCTGACCACCTTCAACGAGGTCGACATGACCGAGGTCATGGAACTGCGGAACACCTACAAGGCCGACTTCGAGAAGAAGCATGGCGTGCGGATGGGCTTCATGTCCTTCTTCACCAAGGCCTGCTGCCACGCGCTGAAGGAAATCCCCGAGGTCAACGCCGAGATCGACGGCACCGACATCATCTACAAGAACTACGTCCACATGGGCGTCGCAGCAGGCACGCCCACGGGCCTCGTGGTGCCGGTGATCAAAGACGCTGATGCGATGTCCTTTGCCGAGATCGAAAAAGCCGTAAACGCCATGGGCAAAAAGGCCCGTGACGGCAAGCTCACCATGGCCGACATGACCGGCGGCACTTTCACCATCTCCAACGGCGGCGTCTACGGCTCGCTGATGACCGCACCGATCCTGAACCCGCCGCAGTCCGGTATCCTCGGCATGGCGAAGATTCAGGACCGCCCGATGGCAATCAACGGCGAAGTCGTCATCCGTCCGATGATGTATATCTCGCTGAGCTATGATCACCGGATCATCGACGGCAAAGGGGCGGTCACCTTCCTCGTCCGCGTCAAAGAGATGCTCGAAGATCCGCGCCGTCTGTTGATGGATCTGTGA
- a CDS encoding MAPEG family protein, with protein MTETTLLAAYGLLVMLTILLQVLGATRQLSMGYLMSSRDETRTTTGMTARLERALNNSVVALALFAPAVLLIEMLGRNNSATLLAAQVFLLARIIYVIVYALGVPTIRTLAWLAGYAATAVLYFHAL; from the coding sequence ATGACCGAAACAACCCTCCTCGCCGCCTATGGCCTTCTCGTCATGTTGACGATCCTCTTGCAAGTGCTGGGCGCCACCCGGCAACTCTCGATGGGCTATCTCATGTCCTCGCGCGACGAGACCCGCACCACCACCGGCATGACCGCTCGGCTCGAGCGCGCGCTGAATAACTCCGTCGTGGCATTGGCGCTTTTCGCCCCTGCCGTGCTGCTGATCGAAATGCTGGGCCGCAACAACAGCGCCACGCTCTTGGCCGCGCAAGTCTTCCTGCTGGCCCGCATCATCTACGTCATCGTCTATGCGCTCGGCGTTCCGACGATCCGCACGCTGGCCTGGCTCGCGGGCTATGCCGCCACCGCCGTTCTTTATTTTCACGCGCTCTGA
- a CDS encoding MAPEG family protein, with protein MSVELTVLTLAALLQGLQFVVYAVPANREIGSGYTMSARDREPSRALSDRTARLGRALDNHFEGLILFGIAVGVVQMSGQNTALTAACAWVYLIARVLYVPAYAFGLRPHRSVIWIIGFAATMLMLLAALI; from the coding sequence ATGAGCGTTGAGCTGACCGTCCTGACCCTCGCGGCCCTGCTGCAAGGGCTGCAATTCGTGGTCTATGCCGTGCCCGCCAACCGCGAGATCGGCTCCGGCTACACCATGTCGGCCCGCGACCGCGAGCCGAGCCGCGCACTGTCAGACCGCACTGCCCGTCTGGGCCGGGCGCTGGACAATCACTTCGAGGGGCTAATCCTGTTCGGCATTGCCGTTGGCGTGGTGCAGATGTCGGGCCAGAACACCGCCCTCACCGCCGCTTGCGCCTGGGTCTATCTGATCGCCCGCGTGCTCTACGTCCCCGCCTATGCCTTCGGGCTGCGCCCACACCGCTCGGTCATCTGGATCATCGGCTTTGCCGCGACCATGCTGATGCTGCTGGCGGCGCTCATTTAA
- the lpdA gene encoding dihydrolipoyl dehydrogenase: MSSYDVIVIGSGPGGYVAAIRCAQLGLKTACVEGRKTLGGTCLNVGCIPSKALLHATHMLHEAEHNFDEMGLKGKAPSVDWKQMLTYKDKTIETNTKGIEFLFKKNKIDWLKGWGSIPEAGKVKVGDEVHEANNIIIASGSEAASLPGVEVDEKTVVTSTGALELGKIPKKMVVIGAGVIGLELGSVYARLGTEITVVEFLDAITPGMDPEVQKTFQRMLKKQGINFVMGAAVQKTEVAKGKATVSYKLRKDDSEHEIEADTVLVATGRKPVVKGLGLDDLGVKMTERGQIAVNEHWETSVKGVYAIGDVIEGPMLAHKAEDEGMAAAEVIAGKHGHVNYGVIPGVIYTHPEVASVGETEATLKEAGREYKVGKFSFMGNARAKAVFAGDGFVKLIADKETDRILGCHIIGPGAGDLIHEVCVAMEFGASAQDLAMTCHAHPTYSEAVREAALACGDGPIHM; this comes from the coding sequence ATGTCGAGCTATGATGTCATCGTGATCGGCTCCGGCCCCGGCGGCTATGTTGCCGCCATTCGTTGCGCCCAACTGGGCCTGAAAACCGCCTGTGTAGAGGGCCGAAAGACGCTGGGCGGCACCTGCCTCAACGTCGGCTGCATCCCCTCCAAGGCGCTCTTGCACGCCACGCATATGCTGCATGAGGCCGAGCATAATTTTGACGAGATGGGCCTCAAAGGCAAAGCACCTTCCGTCGATTGGAAGCAGATGCTGACCTACAAAGACAAGACCATCGAGACCAACACCAAGGGCATCGAATTCCTGTTCAAGAAGAACAAGATCGACTGGCTCAAGGGCTGGGGATCGATCCCCGAAGCGGGCAAGGTCAAGGTCGGTGATGAGGTCCATGAGGCCAACAACATCATCATCGCTTCCGGCTCCGAAGCGGCCTCCCTGCCGGGCGTCGAAGTCGACGAGAAAACCGTCGTCACCTCCACCGGTGCGCTGGAACTGGGCAAGATCCCTAAAAAGATGGTCGTCATCGGCGCGGGCGTCATCGGGCTGGAACTAGGCAGCGTCTACGCGCGTCTGGGGACCGAAATCACCGTGGTTGAATTCCTTGATGCGATCACTCCCGGCATGGACCCCGAGGTGCAAAAGACCTTCCAGCGGATGCTGAAAAAACAAGGTATCAACTTTGTCATGGGCGCCGCCGTGCAGAAGACCGAAGTTGCCAAGGGCAAAGCCACGGTCAGCTACAAGCTGCGCAAGGACGACAGCGAACATGAGATCGAGGCCGACACCGTGCTCGTCGCCACAGGCCGCAAACCCGTTGTCAAAGGCTTGGGGCTGGATGATCTCGGCGTCAAGATGACCGAGCGCGGCCAGATCGCCGTGAACGAGCATTGGGAGACCTCCGTCAAAGGCGTCTACGCCATCGGTGACGTGATCGAAGGCCCAATGCTGGCGCACAAAGCCGAGGACGAGGGCATGGCCGCCGCCGAAGTCATCGCGGGCAAACATGGCCATGTGAACTACGGCGTGATCCCCGGCGTGATCTACACCCATCCGGAGGTCGCCAGCGTCGGCGAGACCGAAGCGACGCTCAAGGAAGCGGGCCGCGAGTACAAAGTCGGAAAGTTCTCCTTCATGGGCAACGCGCGGGCCAAGGCGGTCTTTGCCGGTGACGGTTTCGTCAAGCTGATCGCGGACAAGGAAACCGACCGCATCCTCGGCTGCCACATCATCGGCCCCGGCGCGGGCGATCTGATCCACGAGGTCTGCGTGGCGATGGAGTTCGGCGCCTCGGCGCAGGATTTGGCGATGACCTGCCACGCGCACCCAACCTATTCCGAAGCCGTGCGCGAAGCCGCACTGGCCTGCGGTGACGGGCCGATCCACATGTAA
- a CDS encoding 1-acyl-sn-glycerol-3-phosphate acyltransferase, whose amino-acid sequence MKLLQWIRSIVYIVQVTVAMPVIGLAFAPWAMFSKRGAYAACKAYAGWAMWSARWLIGLRCEVRGNVPDGEVLVAAKHQSFLDIIMIFHALPRAKFIMKREVLWTPVIGQYTKRMQMIAVNRGKRGQAITQMMADVNAGRVEPGQIVIYSQGTRVAPGLSAPYKVGTAVLYDQLGQVCVPVATNAGYFWPRRGLYRRPGLAVVEFLAPIEPGLDKRAFMARLEQEVESHSDALLREAGWRPAEGA is encoded by the coding sequence ATGAAGCTGCTGCAATGGATCCGGTCGATCGTCTATATCGTTCAGGTGACCGTGGCCATGCCGGTGATCGGGCTGGCCTTCGCCCCATGGGCGATGTTCTCAAAACGTGGGGCCTATGCCGCCTGTAAGGCCTATGCTGGATGGGCCATGTGGTCGGCACGCTGGCTGATCGGGCTGCGCTGCGAGGTGCGGGGCAATGTGCCCGATGGCGAGGTTCTGGTGGCGGCAAAGCACCAGTCGTTCCTTGATATCATCATGATCTTCCACGCCTTGCCGCGTGCGAAATTTATCATGAAACGCGAGGTACTCTGGACCCCGGTGATCGGGCAATACACCAAGCGGATGCAGATGATCGCCGTGAACCGTGGCAAGCGCGGGCAGGCGATTACGCAGATGATGGCCGACGTGAACGCCGGTCGAGTGGAGCCAGGGCAGATCGTGATCTACTCCCAAGGCACCCGGGTCGCACCGGGTCTGAGCGCGCCTTACAAGGTCGGCACGGCAGTGCTTTACGATCAACTGGGGCAGGTCTGCGTGCCGGTGGCGACCAATGCAGGCTACTTCTGGCCACGTCGAGGGTTGTACCGCCGTCCGGGCTTGGCTGTGGTGGAGTTCCTCGCGCCAATTGAGCCGGGGTTGGACAAACGCGCCTTTATGGCGCGGTTGGAGCAGGAAGTAGAGAGCCACTCGGATGCGCTGCTGCGCGAGGCAGGGTGGCGGCCGGCTGAAGGGGCGTAG
- a CDS encoding ABC transporter permease, with product MKRFDIGALRAIFKGDRQADRVVPPSGFTAQLTLFAAGAMAFLAVFALALSLASGRLAQVWGQELAQSATVRIVAPLDQRAAQTEAALKVLQTTKGVASARALTDAEQEELLAPWFGPELAMESLPVPRLIEVVEEGEGLDPVGLRLRLSAEVPGAVLDDHSRWRAPLVAAASRLRLLGWISTLLIGAAVAAMVTLAAQAALAANAQVIAVLRLVGATDDYIARAFIRRFTLRALLGSAAGTVLGMVAIILLPDAGEAGGFLTGLGFRGWHWAVPLMVPFLVGAVAFAATGAAARRTLRELT from the coding sequence GTGAAGCGGTTCGACATCGGCGCCCTGCGCGCGATTTTCAAAGGCGACAGGCAGGCAGACCGCGTGGTGCCGCCCTCGGGTTTCACGGCGCAGCTGACCTTGTTTGCGGCGGGCGCAATGGCGTTTTTGGCGGTCTTTGCTTTGGCGCTGTCGCTCGCCTCGGGCCGCTTGGCGCAGGTCTGGGGGCAGGAGTTGGCGCAATCAGCCACGGTGCGCATCGTGGCACCGCTGGATCAACGCGCCGCCCAGACCGAGGCGGCGTTGAAGGTGTTGCAGACGACCAAGGGCGTCGCCTCGGCCCGCGCGCTGACGGATGCCGAACAGGAAGAACTGCTTGCCCCATGGTTCGGCCCGGAACTGGCGATGGAGAGCCTGCCAGTGCCACGGTTGATCGAAGTGGTCGAGGAAGGTGAAGGGTTAGACCCGGTGGGTCTGCGCCTGCGTCTGTCTGCTGAAGTGCCGGGTGCCGTGCTGGACGATCACAGCCGCTGGCGCGCGCCGCTGGTTGCCGCGGCAAGCCGGTTGCGGCTGCTTGGCTGGATCTCGACCCTGCTGATTGGGGCGGCGGTGGCGGCCATGGTGACACTGGCCGCGCAGGCGGCATTGGCCGCAAATGCGCAGGTGATCGCGGTGCTGCGCTTGGTGGGGGCGACTGACGACTATATCGCCCGTGCCTTCATCCGCCGTTTTACCCTGCGTGCGCTTTTGGGTTCGGCGGCGGGCACGGTGCTGGGCATGGTGGCCATCATCTTGTTGCCCGATGCAGGCGAAGCGGGCGGTTTTCTGACCGGCTTGGGCTTTCGCGGCTGGCATTGGGCGGTGCCGCTTATGGTGCCCTTCTTGGTCGGTGCGGTTGCCTTTGCCGCCACCGGGGCCGCTGCGCGGCGCACATTGAGGGAACTGACATGA
- a CDS encoding cell division ATP-binding protein FtsE → MIELENVAYSYGGGELLSDITLKLAPGSFHFLTGPSGAGKTTLMKLCYGALLPTAGHLRIFGTDVRGLGRDDIALMRRRVGVVHQDVKFLDHLPLTENIALPLNVSGRQAEAGGTDLEELMSWVGLTNRADALPPELSGGERQRAALARAVIMSPDVILADEPTGNIDWEMSQRLLRLLIELNRMGKTVLIATHDLGLIRATKVHVQARVLRIANRRIQLAGADL, encoded by the coding sequence GTGATAGAGCTCGAAAATGTGGCCTACAGCTATGGCGGGGGCGAATTGCTGTCCGACATCACGCTGAAACTCGCCCCCGGATCGTTTCATTTCCTCACCGGCCCCTCAGGCGCGGGCAAGACCACCTTGATGAAGCTCTGCTACGGGGCCTTGCTGCCCACGGCGGGGCATCTGCGGATTTTTGGCACCGATGTGCGCGGGCTGGGCCGTGACGACATCGCGCTGATGCGTCGCCGGGTTGGCGTGGTGCATCAGGACGTGAAATTCCTCGACCATCTGCCGTTGACCGAGAATATCGCGCTGCCGCTAAATGTCTCTGGCCGTCAGGCCGAGGCCGGGGGCACCGATCTGGAAGAGTTGATGTCATGGGTCGGGCTTACCAACCGCGCCGACGCTCTGCCGCCTGAGCTGTCGGGCGGGGAGCGGCAACGGGCCGCCCTTGCCCGCGCGGTGATCATGTCGCCGGATGTGATTTTGGCGGATGAGCCGACGGGGAACATCGATTGGGAGATGTCGCAGCGGTTGCTTCGCCTGTTGATCGAGTTGAACCGCATGGGCAAGACCGTGTTGATCGCCACCCATGATCTGGGCCTGATCCGCGCCACCAAAGTGCATGTGCAGGCCCGCGTGCTGCGCATCGCCAATCGGCGCATTCAATTGGCGGGGGCGGATTTGTGA
- a CDS encoding zinc-ribbon domain-containing protein, with protein MRLICPNCDAQYEVPDEVMPLAGRDVQCSNCGQTWFQHHPDNAPEEGDSDFDEDFDDDMMHMKQPASGDADEETSAANSLPDLQPFGDEDYEDDGIEDDAFEDDNLEGGDSENDSFDPEEEAERPAPAAAPVRRPLDPAIAEILRQEAAAEQEARRRRQSAPLESQPDLGLDDAPHAAPKKAPRPDIAENNRVAEDQDARRAHEARLRMAKMRGEPVPERENDAYGSASRRDLLPDIEEINSTLRHDRTQGQQAGPTPTAALDRPEKPRKSGGFMRGFTVMIALAAILAAVYVYAPQIAQSLPQADPYLSSYVAWMDDARIWLDGQLQDLLVWLDTVATQSQG; from the coding sequence ATGCGGCTGATCTGCCCCAACTGCGACGCGCAATACGAAGTCCCCGATGAGGTGATGCCGTTGGCAGGGCGTGACGTGCAATGTTCCAACTGTGGGCAGACGTGGTTTCAGCATCATCCCGACAATGCGCCGGAAGAAGGCGACAGCGACTTTGACGAAGATTTCGACGATGACATGATGCATATGAAGCAACCCGCATCGGGTGATGCGGATGAAGAAACATCTGCGGCCAACAGTCTACCTGATCTCCAGCCTTTCGGGGATGAGGATTACGAGGACGATGGTATCGAAGACGATGCTTTTGAAGACGACAACCTTGAAGGCGGCGATTCCGAAAACGACTCCTTTGACCCGGAAGAAGAGGCTGAGCGTCCGGCACCCGCCGCCGCACCCGTGCGACGCCCGCTCGATCCTGCCATCGCGGAAATCCTGCGCCAAGAGGCCGCGGCAGAGCAAGAAGCCCGCCGACGTCGGCAGTCTGCTCCGCTGGAAAGCCAACCGGACCTTGGCCTAGATGACGCGCCCCATGCCGCGCCCAAGAAAGCCCCGCGCCCCGACATCGCCGAAAATAATCGTGTGGCTGAGGACCAAGACGCGCGCCGCGCTCATGAGGCCCGTCTGCGCATGGCCAAAATGCGCGGAGAGCCGGTTCCCGAACGCGAGAATGACGCCTACGGCAGCGCGTCGCGCCGGGATCTGCTGCCCGATATCGAAGAGATCAACTCAACCCTGCGCCACGACCGCACGCAGGGCCAGCAGGCGGGGCCAACGCCCACCGCCGCGCTCGACCGCCCTGAAAAACCGCGCAAATCCGGGGGGTTCATGCGCGGCTTCACCGTGATGATCGCCTTGGCCGCCATCTTGGCGGCGGTCTATGTCTATGCGCCGCAGATTGCGCAATCCTTGCCGCAGGCCGATCCTTACCTGTCGTCCTATGTGGCATGGATGGACGACGCACGCATTTGGCTGGACGGGCAGTTGCAAGACCTGCTGGTCTGGCTCGACACCGTGGCGACCCAGTCACAGGGCTGA